Genomic segment of Bacteroidota bacterium:
TATAGCCGGACATAGCGAAACTTCTATAAGCAATGCTGAACCTTCTATTATACTCAATAGCATTAAACAAAGTTTTAAACCGGCACAACAATTACACGTACAAGGTGATAATTATGCAAGAGGCTATTTTACCATTTATTCAGAAAAACAAACGACACTTACTGTTAACTATGAATTAAGTGGTGGTAATGCTGAACCTTCTGCTACAGTGTCGGGTACTAATGTTGATTACTCAAATGTTCTCGATAAAAAAATAACAGGCAAGACCGGAAGCTTCACTATTTCACTTTCACCCGGACAGTCCTACTACTTTATAAATGCTGCTGATAAAACAACCTACCGGATGAAAATAGATCTAAATGGCGCCTGGTTATTTTACGAACCTGCCCCTAGAGGCATAATGGCTTTTATTAATAAGACCGGGAAGTTCAGCTATGAGCCTGATGCTTATCCCTGCTACTTTTATGTACCTCAAAACACGACCGAAGTAAAATTCAAGGTGCAGGTAAATGCCCTGGCAATATATTCCCCGGATGGCCGCAAGGTGAATACCACTTTACTTGAAAAACAAGATGGTGGTTTTGAGATACGCAGCTTTAAGGTTGATCCAGGTGAACAAGGTAAGATCTGGAAAGCTGTTGTCTCTGGTAATTACAATTATCAAATGCTAAATATTCCGGATCGCTGGTTTTTACTGCAACCTAAATAATAAATGCAAGTGATCCCGGAATAATTATTTACCCTTTAAAATTTTTTGCAGGTAACTGCCATACCCGCTTTTGGCAAGCTTATCTGCGTGTTCCATCAATTTTTCATCACTGATATAGCCTTTGCGCCAGGCCACTTCTTCTATGCAGCCGATCTTTGTGCCCTGTCTTTTTTCTATTACTCTTACAAATTCACTTGCATCGCTGAGTGAATCAAATGTACCTGTATCAAGCCATGCAGTTCCCTTATCCAGCACAGCTACTTTTAATTTATCCCTACGCAGGTATTCTTTATTTATATCTGTTATCTCGTACTCACCTCTTACAGAAGGTTGCAGATCCTTAGCAATACCCACCACCTCATTATCATAAAAATATAAACCAGGTACAGCGTAGATTGATTTAGGTTTTGCCGGTTTTTCTTCGATGGAAACAGCTTTCATCTGAGAATCAAACTCTACCACACCATAGCGTTCAGGGTCGCTTACCTGGTAAGCAAATACATAACCTCCTTCAAGGTTGGATAGTGATTGTAGTTGCTTATCTAATCCTGTTCCGTAGAAAATATTATCGCCAAGTATCAATGCAACTTTATCATTCCCGATAAACGAAGCTCCGATCACAAAGGCCTGCGCCAGTCCATTGGGAATTTCCTGTATTGCATATTCAAAATGACATCCCAACTCACTGCCATCGCCCAATAATCTTATAAAGGAAGCATTGTCTTCGGGTGTGGTAATGATCAATACATCTTTTATTCCCGCCATCATTAGAACCGACAGGGGGTAATAGATCATCGGTTTGTCATAAATGGGCATCAGCTGTTTAGAAATAGCTTTTGTGATCGGGTATAACCGTGTACCGCTTCCGCCTGCCAGTATTATTCCTTTCATTGATAAGTCACTATTAATTTAAAAAAACGCACTGTTACATGGAGCTTTTTACAGGGCTAAATGAATACTTGAGAGAAAGAAATCTTTTTTCCAAAAAGGTAAAAGAAAGATATGCGATCCCAATAGTAAAAAGCGGAATAAAAGCATAAATAAAAATACTTTTAAGCACGTCATCAGTATCCTTAAGGAAATGCTGCATTGTCCTGGCTGTCAGAAAAATTACCAACGGATGATAAACATAAATGCCATATGAAATTTTCCCCAAAAAATTGAAGACTGGTTTTTCCAGATCTATGATTGTACCGGCGTTTGCGCATACATTCACTATTAACACTACTGCAATACAGGCTACAATTTCATTATCAATAACAGAAGCAATATGAAACCGGTTAAATGCCATGAATATAAGCGAAAGCCATGCAATTGTTTGGACAATTTTATTAAAACACACCTTAAAGAAATAGACTTCATTCCTGGAATAAAAAACTGCTGCTATCGCCCCAATAGCCATACAATCAAACCGTGTAACGTCAAGTACCAGATAAGGCCATTGAATACCTGTTTGCTTGTCCAGTAATCTCATACCAATTTTTAAAAGGGCAAAAACAGCAACAAATATTAAAAGAAATCTTAGGAGCTTTTCTGAACGCTTAACTATCCACGGCCAAAAAAGATAAAATTGCTCTTCGACACCTAATGACCAATAGTGTCCAAGTAAGGCTAACGAAAAATTGAATATAAAAGGAACATTGGCGCCTAAAAAAATATAGTACGCAATACTACCGGGCAAAGTTTCAGGCATACAAAAAAATAAAACTACCACAACAATAAGCAGGTAAAAAAAATAAAGTGGCCATATTCTTAAAATCCTACGCAGGTAAAAAGCTTTGATTTTTATATCGCCAAATTTTTCTTTCTCACGAATCAAAAGATATGTAATCAAAAAGCCACTCAAAGCAAAAAATATAGTAACTCCAAACGCCGCCAAATCATTGGTAAAAGATTTTTTAAACCCAAAAAGTTTAAGAGACAAACTTATATGAGAAAAAACCACCGCAAGTGCGGCGATGGCTCTAATACCGTTCAATCCTCTTAAATGGATATTGCTACTCATGCTTTATTTACGTCATATTGAAACCGACAGGGGTAATAGATCATCCGTTTATCATAAATGGGCATCAGCTGTTTCGAAATAGCTTTTGTGATCGGGTATAACCGGGTACCGCTTCCGCCCGCCAGTATTATTCCTTTCATTGAAATAATTATTTTTTAATGAGTCTTTTTTTTAAGCCAGACAGTTAGTTGCATTCCTGTATGGGTCCACTGCATTATTTTTTTTAATGGCCAGTGTAAAAATTTTGGGAAATGGTAGATCTCACAAACATAATATTGATGAAATAAAATTGTATATCCCAATTTTTTTGAAAGTTCCACAAACGAATTATAGCCAAACTCATAAAGATGAAAGGGAGAATGCATAGGACTCAGATTTGTTACATAGTTAGTTCCTGTTAAACGATAATAAGTATTAAGAATTTTTGCGATCAGGTGTTTTCCAGGCATGCAGCAGGATGATAAAGATGTTCGAAAACAGCCCCAAATGTGATAAAGTCAAATGTAGAAGACTCATAGTCTGCATTCTCAATTTGTCCAAATTGCAGTTTCTCCGCTGGTATGCCCATTTTTGATATAGCCCTTTCATAAAAGGGTTGAGAGGGTTCCAATCCATAAGCATCAAATCCTGCATGTTTTAAAGAAAGCATACATTTTCCAATTCCGGCGCCAATATCCAATGCCTTCATACCCGGTTCGATCTTTTTTATTTGTTTTAATGTATTTATTTCAAATAAAAAATAATCCGGTGTCCATTTAAAATATTCGGGGATCCAATAGTTTTCAGGAGGCATTCCATAGTGATCTTGAATATCAAAAGGAACTGGTTGTGGACTTGAATATATCAATTGACAGGAAGTGCATTTCTTAACTGAAACTGATATTCCTGTTTTCCTCCTGGGTCTGAGCCCCTGTGAACGATTAAGACGCTGCCCCATAACTCTATGCCTTCCTGTAGGATCTCCGCACATCTCGCAATTAGCAATTTCCTCAAACGAGTACCTTTTTATACTCATAAATTAATAGTTAGTGGGAATATTGCTTTTCATAATACTGCATATAATCTCCGTTTGTTACATGCTTAAGCCATTCTGTATTTTGTAAATACCAGTCAATTGTTTGTGATAATCCTTCTTCGAAAGTAACTGAGGGTTTCCAGCCTAATTCCTTATTTATTTTTGATGCATCAATTGCATATCGCCTGTCATGGCCCTGCCTGTCTTTTACATAAGTGATCAATTGATCGCTGGTCCCGGGTGCATTCCCCATTTTTTCATCCATAAGTTTGCAAAGCAATTTTACCAGGTCAATATTTTTCCATTCATTAAATCCGCCGATCCCATAAGTATCTCCTGTTTTTCCTTTGTGAAAAACCAGGTCAATTGCTGTTGCATGATCTTTTACAAACAACCAGTCCCTTGTAAAAAGCCCATCACCATAAACCGGTAAGGGTTTCTTATTAATGATATTATTGATAAAAAGTGGGATCAGCTTTTCGGGAAAATGATTAGGCCCGTAATTATTGGAACAGTTGGTGACGATCGCCGGCAAACCATAAGTATCATGATAAGCTCTTACAAAATGATCACTGGATGCTTTAGAAGCACTGTATGGTGAATGCGGATCGTATCTTGTTTCTTCTGTAAAAAATCCTGTTTCTCCCAATGCACCAAATACTTCATCAGTGGATACATGATGAAAACGCTTGCCTTCCATATTGTCTTTCCAAAAGTGTTTTGCTGTATTCAACAGGTTTACTGTACCGATCACATTGGTGTACACAAAATCAAGCGGCGAAACAATGGAACGATCTACATGGCTTTCTGCAGCAAGATGTATGATACCATCCGGCTGATAGCGTACAAAGACCCGCTCCAGCTGGTCAGTATCCAGGATATTTGCTTTCTCAAAAAGATAGTTGGGCTCTTTATCAATATCCCGCAGATTTTCGAGATTGCCTGCATAGGTCAGTGCATCAAGATTAATTATTCTGTAATCCGGGTATTTTTTTACAAATAATCGGGCCACATGCGAACCGATAAAACCTGCACCACCGGTTATTATAATTGTTCTGCTCATTTTTTCTTTGATTGCCCTTTGTACCAATTATAAGTTATTGCCAGGCCTTCTCCTACTGAAACAACAGGACGGTAATCCAATAATTGCTGAGCCTTTGTTATATCTGCAAGACTATGTTTAACGTCTCCCTTTCTTTCAGAACCGAATATAGGTTGAATGCTTACGCCTGCTTCCTTCTGCAGCTGGTTGAATAATTCAAGCAGCGATGTCTGCACTCCGCAAGCAATATTATAAACCTGGTTCACAGCATTTTTGTTTTCTGTAAAAAGTGAAAGCAGGTTTGCCTGGACAGCATTTTCTACAAAGGTAAAATCACGGCTATGTGTTCCATCGCCATTCATCGTTGGCGGTTTATTATTTAAAATGGCTTCTGCAAACAATGGGATAACGGCCGCATAAGGTCCTTTGGGATTTTGCTTCGGTCCGAAAATATTAAAGTAGCGAAGCCCGATAAATTCAGTGCCATATAGCTCGCCAAATACTTTTGCATACAATTCATTAACCAGTTTTGTAACGGCATAAGGTGATAGCGGCTTCCCGATCTTATCCTCCTGTTTAGGCAAACCCGGGTGATCGCCATAGGTAGATGAGCTGGCAGCATACACCACACGTTTGATTCTTTTTTCTTTTGCTGCCAGAAAAATATTTAGTGTGCCGGTGATATTTACATCATTGGTAGTGAGCGGATCATTGATTGACCGGGGCACTGAACCCAAAGCAGCCTGGTGTGTAATAAGATCAATACCATCACAGGCTTTTATGCAGGCTGCGGAATTTCTGATATCGGCTTCAATAAAACTGAAACGTGGATTAGTAGTAAATTCTTTTAAATTTTCCATTGATCCTGTGCTTAAATTATCAAGCACTCTTACTTCGTTTATCTTCTCATCCTTTAGCAATGTACCCACGATGTTGGAGCCGATAAATCCTGCCCCGCCTGTTACCAGAATTTTCATAAGATCAGAAGCTGCTTATTTTTTAAAGAATTTTGTAAAGTCAAGTTTGTCTATTACTTTTTCAAGGAAAGATTTAGGTGGATGCTCTTCCTCGTAATAGCTGCCGTAACCATAGCCATAACCATAACCGTAACGGCCATAACCATAATACCCGTAACCGGGTTTTACTTTAACATCATTGATAATGATGGATAGCTTAGGTAATTTATTCTCCCGATAAAATTCATCAATAAGGGCAATTTGCTTTTTAAATGTATGCCCTTGTCTTACGAGATATAATGTACAGTCCGCAAATTTACCTAACGTCAATGCGTCACTCACCATACCTGCAGGAGCTGTGTCAATTATTATTACATCAAATCGTTTTTTTAGCTCTGCAAAAAGAACGTCTACTCTCTCTCCTAATAAAAGTTCGGCTGGATTTGGAGGTATCGGGCCGCAAGCCAAAACATATAGATTTTCATACTCAGGGATCTTTACAAGCATTTCATCAAGATCCTCTGATTTGCCTACAAGAAAGTTGGTGATACCACTGCGTTTGGGAAGACCTAAACCAGACATTACTTTCGGTTTGCGAATATCAAACTCCAGTACCACTGTTTTTTTTCCGGCCAGCGACAATACTGCACCCATATTTGTGCTTGCAAAAGATTTACCCTCTCCACTATAAGAGGAGGTAACCAGCAATACTTGTTTTTCTTTGTTTCCAAGAATATACTGCAGGTTTGACCGGATGATCCTGAACTGTTCAGCTACCATACTACGGGTAGCTTTACTAACAATTAGTGTATTGTCGGCATAAGAGTGGCCTAGCTCCCCAAGGATCGGGGCTGCGGTCACTTTTTCAACATCAAATCTTGTCGTCACTTTATCATTCAATACTTCCTTCATGAAGATAATGAGAGCCGGAATAGCAAGGCCGACGAGAATAGCCAACATCTGGATCGCTCTTCTGTTGGGTTTAACAGGTATGGAACTTGCAAATGAATTTTCAACTACTTGTGAGTTTGAAATAGTGGAAGCCCTTGAAATTGCTGTTTGTTCTCTTTTTTCCAATAATAAATTAAACAAAGCCTGCTTACCATCTACCTGGCGTTTTATTTCAAAGTAACCCCGGGTCTTAACAGGTAAAAGTTTCAATTGAGCTTCTGTACTCTGGTTGCTTCGGTGCAGCTCACTAATATTTCTGCTTATTGATGATTTAATATTGGATATATTCTCAATTAATCTACTTTTTAAAAGTTTGATCTTTTCTTCTACTTCGGAATAAATTGGGTTACCTGCCGGTATATTTTCTTTTATATAAGCCTCACGTTCTACCTGGAGTTTATTATAGCCACCGATGAGTTCTTCTAAGGTCAGATCATCGATTGTTAATGAAGAAGGCACTTTACTATATTCATTTTCCGGATCCTTCAGATAACCCGAGATCTGGTCCAGTGTCATTGCCTGGAGCTGAAACTCCCCAACCTGTTTATCAGTTTCTTGTATTTTTTCAAAATATCCGCCTGACTGATCTTCTATATCGATGATATTATTTCTCTCCATATAATCCAGCATCAGTTTTTGTACACTGTCCAGTTGGTGTGAAAGAAGATCAATACGACCATCAATAAAATCCAGCATCTGGTCAGAGGTCTTATTTTTCACTTCTTTGGTATAATTGCTGTATTCTTCCATCAGGCTATTAATGATATCAGCCCCCATCTGGGAACTCGTCGTCAGCATAGAGATATTAATGATCCCGGTTCCCGCAGATTTCGGAACTACCTGCAATAAGCCAGCGACGACGGCAGCAGCTGAGTAGGTGGAGTGATAAGTAACATAATATTCCTTTCCTAAAGATCTTGTTTTTTTATTTAGCCGGAAAATACCGTATTGATTTTTGAAAAGTTGTCCAAACTTTATCTGGACATTATCACTTTTGAAAGTTTCATTATCAAGGATTCTGATCTTAAGTGTAAAAGAACGGTTAGAATCTAACATATTTATTGCTTCCAGTACAAAAGGATTGGCTTTATAAATATTCTGATCCTTGATCTTTCCTTTTGCAAAATAGGTGTACTGGAGGTTAAGTTTTTTTATAACCCTTGATATTAATGGCTTTGATTTTAATATTTCAACTTCGCTTTGAATATTCTGTACCCGTGAGCTGGAAAATATATCATCAAATTTATCAGTACGGGCACCCTGACTTTCGCTTTTTATCAGCAATGTACCGCTTACATTATAAATGGGTGTTGAATAACGGAGATACAAATAGGCGCCCAGCAATGAAATGGATATGGAAATTACTATCCACGGCAAAAAACGGATGTATTTAAAAAACAAATCTCTTACACTCAGGTTCCACATCTCACTCTTAGGATTGTTACTCTGTTCTTGCATTGTTTCGGGTAATAAGATTTAGACCTTATTTGAAGAGTTCATAAAGCAGTGCCGCCGTAGTTATAAGACTTAATGTAAATCCGATCTTCTGCATGGCAAGGTTTTGATCTGCTTGTTTTGATTTTTGTTTGGTGGCTTGTACAATTATTACATCATTCGGTTGTAAATTGTAATAAGGTGATAGAAAAAGACTGTCAGAAGAAAGGTCTACATGACCTACTTCGATCTCATTCGGAGTTTCTCTCAGGATTCTCACTTCATCTTTTTTTCCAAAATCGTTAATACCTCCTGCAAGGCCTATTGCTTCCAGGATCGTCACTTTTTCTGCCGGGATGTTTAACACACCCTCGTGGCCTACCTGGCCAAGTACTGTAACCTTATAATTTAAAAACCGGATAATAACTGAAGGACTTGTCAGCAGATCGGGTTCTGGGTCTGTTAGCTTTTTCTTTATCTCGTCTGCTAACTGGATCTTGGTAAGTCCATCGACATGAATAGTACCCAACCTTGGATATTCAATATTACCATTAACATCTACAAGAAACCCGGGATTTTGAGCTGCCACGGGTAAATTATAGGGCTCATCAGCCTTTGGGTTAGTACTGAGACTATAGATATTGATGGATAGTAGATCGCCTTTTTGAATTTTGAATTCCGGGAATTTATAGGTCTTCTTAATTGTTGTATCCGAATACCTGTCCGCATAATCGGGTGGTAATTTTTTTTGAGAGCCGCATGAAAGTAAGAATTGTGCAACTGGTAACAATAAAAGTAGGCGTTGGAATTTCATTGATACGATATATTAAAGATGGCAGCCGTTAAAGCTGTGATGGTTTTTTCATTTTGAGTGCGCCGAAGTTAATTTAGTTCTATCAATATGGGCAATTAAAATATACCCAAGACTATCGATAGCAACTTTGGCAATTTTGGAATGCAAAGCAATGATCTTTCCCTGCTGATCCATTAGCGGCCCACCGGTGATCACCACCCGTTGATTTATCTTTAGATCCATGGGCTGCACTTCTACATTTTCATACTCATCCAAAAAACGTCTGATGGCATTTATCTCTTTTTCTTTTATGACTGCCGGCTTTCCATCCCAGTACACAAAATTGATAACTCCACTTGTCATTCGCACAGAAGTACGATCGAGTTCATTTACTTTCACAAAAACATAAGATTTAAAGAGTGGTTCTTCTACGGTTTTTATCCTGTCACTCCATTTTCTCCTTATCTTATTTAAAGGGCAATAGCTCTCTACACCTTTTTCCTGTAAAAGTTTATTTACTTTTTTTTCCCAACGGGGTTTAGTGTAAACAGCGAGCCATTTAGGATTTGCCATAAGAACT
This window contains:
- the rfbA gene encoding glucose-1-phosphate thymidylyltransferase RfbA; the protein is MKGIILAGGSGTRLYPITKAISKQLMPIYDKPMIYYPLSVLMMAGIKDVLIITTPEDNASFIRLLGDGSELGCHFEYAIQEIPNGLAQAFVIGASFIGNDKVALILGDNIFYGTGLDKQLQSLSNLEGGYVFAYQVSDPERYGVVEFDSQMKAVSIEEKPAKPKSIYAVPGLYFYDNEVVGIAKDLQPSVRGEYEITDINKEYLRRDKLKVAVLDKGTAWLDTGTFDSLSDASEFVRVIEKRQGTKIGCIEEVAWRKGYISDEKLMEHADKLAKSGYGSYLQKILKGK
- a CDS encoding acyltransferase; the protein is MSSNIHLRGLNGIRAIAALAVVFSHISLSLKLFGFKKSFTNDLAAFGVTIFFALSGFLITYLLIREKEKFGDIKIKAFYLRRILRIWPLYFFYLLIVVVVLFFCMPETLPGSIAYYIFLGANVPFIFNFSLALLGHYWSLGVEEQFYLFWPWIVKRSEKLLRFLLIFVAVFALLKIGMRLLDKQTGIQWPYLVLDVTRFDCMAIGAIAAVFYSRNEVYFFKVCFNKIVQTIAWLSLIFMAFNRFHIASVIDNEIVACIAVVLIVNVCANAGTIIDLEKPVFNFLGKISYGIYVYHPLVIFLTARTMQHFLKDTDDVLKSIFIYAFIPLFTIGIAYLSFTFLEKRFLSLKYSFSPVKSSM
- a CDS encoding class I SAM-dependent methyltransferase, which codes for MSIKRYSFEEIANCEMCGDPTGRHRVMGQRLNRSQGLRPRRKTGISVSVKKCTSCQLIYSSPQPVPFDIQDHYGMPPENYWIPEYFKWTPDYFLFEINTLKQIKKIEPGMKALDIGAGIGKCMLSLKHAGFDAYGLEPSQPFYERAISKMGIPAEKLQFGQIENADYESSTFDFITFGAVFEHLYHPAACLENT
- the rfbB gene encoding dTDP-glucose 4,6-dehydratase; translation: MSRTIIITGGAGFIGSHVARLFVKKYPDYRIINLDALTYAGNLENLRDIDKEPNYLFEKANILDTDQLERVFVRYQPDGIIHLAAESHVDRSIVSPLDFVYTNVIGTVNLLNTAKHFWKDNMEGKRFHHVSTDEVFGALGETGFFTEETRYDPHSPYSASKASSDHFVRAYHDTYGLPAIVTNCSNNYGPNHFPEKLIPLFINNIINKKPLPVYGDGLFTRDWLFVKDHATAIDLVFHKGKTGDTYGIGGFNEWKNIDLVKLLCKLMDEKMGNAPGTSDQLITYVKDRQGHDRRYAIDASKINKELGWKPSVTFEEGLSQTIDWYLQNTEWLKHVTNGDYMQYYEKQYSH
- a CDS encoding SDR family oxidoreductase translates to MKILVTGGAGFIGSNIVGTLLKDEKINEVRVLDNLSTGSMENLKEFTTNPRFSFIEADIRNSAACIKACDGIDLITHQAALGSVPRSINDPLTTNDVNITGTLNIFLAAKEKRIKRVVYAASSSTYGDHPGLPKQEDKIGKPLSPYAVTKLVNELYAKVFGELYGTEFIGLRYFNIFGPKQNPKGPYAAVIPLFAEAILNNKPPTMNGDGTHSRDFTFVENAVQANLLSLFTENKNAVNQVYNIACGVQTSLLELFNQLQKEAGVSIQPIFGSERKGDVKHSLADITKAQQLLDYRPVVSVGEGLAITYNWYKGQSKKK
- a CDS encoding polysaccharide biosynthesis tyrosine autokinase, with amino-acid sequence MQEQSNNPKSEMWNLSVRDLFFKYIRFLPWIVISISISLLGAYLYLRYSTPIYNVSGTLLIKSESQGARTDKFDDIFSSSRVQNIQSEVEILKSKPLISRVIKKLNLQYTYFAKGKIKDQNIYKANPFVLEAINMLDSNRSFTLKIRILDNETFKSDNVQIKFGQLFKNQYGIFRLNKKTRSLGKEYYVTYHSTYSAAAVVAGLLQVVPKSAGTGIINISMLTTSSQMGADIINSLMEEYSNYTKEVKNKTSDQMLDFIDGRIDLLSHQLDSVQKLMLDYMERNNIIDIEDQSGGYFEKIQETDKQVGEFQLQAMTLDQISGYLKDPENEYSKVPSSLTIDDLTLEELIGGYNKLQVEREAYIKENIPAGNPIYSEVEEKIKLLKSRLIENISNIKSSISRNISELHRSNQSTEAQLKLLPVKTRGYFEIKRQVDGKQALFNLLLEKREQTAISRASTISNSQVVENSFASSIPVKPNRRAIQMLAILVGLAIPALIIFMKEVLNDKVTTRFDVEKVTAAPILGELGHSYADNTLIVSKATRSMVAEQFRIIRSNLQYILGNKEKQVLLVTSSYSGEGKSFASTNMGAVLSLAGKKTVVLEFDIRKPKVMSGLGLPKRSGITNFLVGKSEDLDEMLVKIPEYENLYVLACGPIPPNPAELLLGERVDVLFAELKKRFDVIIIDTAPAGMVSDALTLGKFADCTLYLVRQGHTFKKQIALIDEFYRENKLPKLSIIINDVKVKPGYGYYGYGRYGYGYGYGYGSYYEEEHPPKSFLEKVIDKLDFTKFFKK
- a CDS encoding UpxY family transcription antiterminator → MANPKWLAVYTKPRWEKKVNKLLQEKGVESYCPLNKIRRKWSDRIKTVEEPLFKSYVFVKVNELDRTSVRMTSGVINFVYWDGKPAVIKEKEINAIRRFLDEYENVEVQPMDLKINQRVVITGGPLMDQQGKIIALHSKIAKVAIDSLGYILIAHIDRTKLTSAHSK